One region of Marivirga arenosa genomic DNA includes:
- a CDS encoding SDR family NAD(P)-dependent oxidoreductase, protein MKKTAFITGATSGIGQATAILLGKNGFNIIATGRRQERLDELKKELEKHTEIHTLNFDVRKQKAVLEAIDSLPKEWNQIDVLINNAGNAHGLASIEDGDMKDWEAMIDINVKGLLYVSQPIIQKMIKQGEGHIINIGSVAGKEAYPNGNVYCASKHAVDALNSSMRMDLNKYGIKVSQVAPGLVETEFSLVRFKGDEERSQSVYEGFDALKAEDIADLILYMATRPKHVNLADVLIFPNAQASSTMVKKS, encoded by the coding sequence ATGAAAAAAACAGCTTTTATCACGGGCGCAACTTCAGGTATAGGGCAAGCTACAGCAATACTTTTAGGTAAAAATGGTTTTAATATAATTGCCACTGGAAGAAGACAAGAAAGATTAGATGAGTTAAAGAAGGAATTAGAAAAACATACAGAAATCCATACATTAAATTTTGATGTAAGAAAACAGAAAGCTGTTTTAGAGGCAATTGATAGTTTACCAAAAGAATGGAACCAAATTGATGTACTAATTAATAATGCTGGTAATGCTCATGGCTTAGCTTCTATTGAAGATGGTGACATGAAAGATTGGGAAGCCATGATTGATATAAATGTGAAAGGATTATTATATGTTTCACAACCTATTATTCAAAAAATGATTAAACAAGGTGAGGGCCATATTATAAATATTGGTTCAGTTGCAGGAAAAGAAGCATATCCAAATGGAAATGTGTATTGTGCTTCCAAGCATGCAGTAGATGCATTGAACAGCTCAATGAGAATGGATCTAAACAAATATGGTATAAAAGTATCGCAAGTGGCACCAGGTTTGGTTGAAACCGAATTTTCATTAGTGAGATTTAAAGGAGATGAAGAAAGATCTCAATCAGTATATGAAGGCTTCGATGCTTTAAAGGCGGAAGATATTGCTGATTTAATTTTATATATGGCTACTCGACCAAAACATGTAAATCTCGCTGATGTATTGATTTTCCCTAATGCTCAAGCTTCATCCACTATGGTCAAAAAGTCTTAA
- a CDS encoding phytochrome family protein — protein MIKELLNNKEFKDIILSVIFGLLSALLSLVQFEIPGFSGAISSLNEIPLLISVFYIVNPFYLIITVIISSLTTPEQGSVYSTILMHAGGLAFFGIYYHLLLKHFPEKVLKSIAYCAVGIVVYYYIFLMPIFVVSNKFLGLTDLSFTNSYASLSQALYFELTTSVLVVTLFLVQLNYSRRLKKYSASLEELVNERTEELRLTVEELHNANEELSSMNNGLDLMVKNRTAELEERNYQLTEYAFINSHLLRAPLARILGLTDIIRRESTDPITVDLMNKLFTSCGELDEIIRLMSTQLSDGSILSWEQKEELKNKINEIIAQKGKL, from the coding sequence TTGATAAAAGAATTACTAAATAACAAAGAATTTAAAGATATCATATTAAGTGTGATTTTCGGGCTGCTATCAGCACTTTTAAGTTTAGTTCAATTTGAGATTCCTGGATTTTCCGGTGCGATCAGTAGTTTAAATGAAATACCTCTGCTAATTAGCGTATTTTATATAGTAAACCCATTTTATTTGATTATTACCGTTATTATTTCTAGCCTTACTACTCCAGAACAAGGGTCGGTTTATTCAACTATTTTAATGCATGCAGGAGGATTAGCCTTTTTTGGTATCTATTATCATTTATTGTTAAAGCATTTTCCTGAAAAAGTATTAAAAAGTATTGCATACTGTGCAGTTGGTATTGTAGTGTATTACTACATTTTTCTAATGCCAATTTTTGTTGTTTCGAATAAGTTTCTAGGATTAACTGATTTATCCTTTACAAATTCTTATGCATCATTATCTCAGGCATTGTACTTTGAATTGACTACTTCTGTTTTGGTGGTTACTCTTTTTTTAGTACAGTTAAATTACAGCAGGAGATTGAAGAAGTATTCAGCAAGCTTGGAGGAGCTTGTAAATGAAAGAACTGAAGAATTAAGGTTAACGGTAGAGGAATTACACAATGCTAATGAAGAATTGTCATCGATGAATAACGGTTTGGATTTAATGGTGAAAAACCGCACTGCAGAATTAGAAGAAAGGAACTATCAGCTAACGGAATATGCTTTTATCAATTCACACTTATTAAGGGCTCCTCTAGCCAGGATTTTAGGATTAACAGATATAATAAGAAGGGAAAGTACTGACCCTATTACAGTAGATCTGATGAATAAACTATTTACCTCTTGTGGAGAATTAGATGAAATTATTAGACTCATGAGTACTCAACTTTCAGATGGAAGTATTTTAAGCTGGGAACAAAAGGAAGAATTGAAAAACAAGATCAATGAGATTATTGCACAGAAGGGTAAGCTTTGA